The window CGCGATCGCGCTCGGCGAACGCGATTGCTCCGTGCAGCGCCGCAACCAGAAGGTGATCGAGGAAACGCCCGCGCCGGACCTGACCGGCGCCGAGCGCGACGCGCTGCATGCGAGCGCGGTGCGGCTTGCCCGCGCCGTCGGCTATGCGTCGGCCGGCACCGTCGAATTCGTGTTCGACGCGAACGCGCGGCAGTTCTATTTCCTCGAGGTGAATACGCGGTTGCAGGTCGAACATTGCGTGACCGAAGCGGTGACGGGCGTCGATCTCGTGGAATGGATGATCCTGCAGGCCGAAGGCGACCTGCCGCCGCTCGACACGCTTGCCGTCGCTCCGCGCGGCGCGAGCATCCAGGTGCGGCTCTATGCGGAGGATCCGCACAAGCAGTTTCAGCCGAGCGCGGGTCTGCTCACGCACGTCGCGTTTCCGGACGACGTGCGCGTCGACGGGTGGATCGAAGCGGGCACCGAGATCAGTGCGCATTACGATCCGCTGCTCGCGAAGCTGATCGTGCGCGGCGATACGCGGCGCGACGCGCTGGCCGCATTGCAGGCCGCGCTGGCGCGCACCGAGCTGTACGGGATCGAGACCAACCTCGACTACCTGCGCGCCGTCGTCGGTTCGGACACATTCGCGCGCGGCGCGCCGACGACGGCATTCCTGTCGCGCTTCGTGTTCGCGCCGCATACGATCGACGTGCTCGACGGCGGCGTGCAGACCACCGTGCAGCAGGCTCCCGGGCGCGTCGGCTACTGGAGCGTCGGCGTGCCGCCGTCCGGGCCGATGGACGATCGCGCGTTCGACCTCGCGAACGCGCTGCTCGGCAACGCGCGCGACGCGGCGGGGCTGGAATTCACGATGGTCGGCGCGACGCTGCGCTTCAACACGGCGACGTTGTTCGTGCTTGGCGGCGCGCCGCTCGCGGCCACGCTCGACGGCGAGCCCGCGCCGTTCTGGCAGGTGCTGCGCGCGCGGCCCGGCGCGGTGCTGAAGCTCGGCGGCGTGACGGGCGCGGGCGTGCGCGCATGCCTGGCCGTGAAGGGCGGGCTGCAGGTGCCTGACTATCTCGGCAGCAAGGCGACCTTCACGCTCGGCCAGTTCGGCGGCCACGCGGGGCGCGCGCTGCGCAAGGGCGACGTGTTGCATCTGCACGCGGACGCGGGGCGCGGCGACGCGGGCGCGACGCTGGCCGAAGCCGACGTTCCCGCGCTGACGCATGCATGGACGCTCGGCGTGCTCGACGGTCCTCACGGCGCGCCCGATTTCTTCACGCCCGACGACATCGCGATGCTCTACGGCACGCAGTGGACGGTCCATTACAACTCCAGCCGCACCGGCGTGCGGCTGATCGGCCCGAAGCCGCAATGGGCGCGCGTGGACGGCGGCGAGGCGGGCCTGCATCCGTCGAACATCCACGACAACGCGTATGCGATCGGTGCGGTCGATTTCACCGGTGACATGCCAGTGATTCTGGGCCCGGACGGTCCGAGCCTCGGTGGCTTCGTGTGCCCGGTGACGGTCGTGCGCGACGAGTTGTGGAAGCTCGGGCAGTTGCGCCCCGGCGATACCGTGCGGTTCGTGCGCGCCCGCGTGTCGCCCGTGCCGGCGGCCCCGGCGATCGCGCCGGCGGCATCCGCGGATGCGCCGGACGATTGCGTGCTGCATCGCGACTCGTCGGCCGGCGGCGGCATCGGTGTGGTGTACCGGCGCTCGGGCGATCGCAACGTGCTGATTGAATACGGGCCGCTCGTGCTCGACCTCAACCTGCGCTTTCGCGTGCACGCGCTGATGTGCTGGCTCGACGCGCACCGGCTGCCCGGCATGCTCGACCTGACGCCGGGAATTCGCTCGCTGCAGGTGCAGTTCGACGCGCGGACGCTGCCGCTCGCCACGCTGCTCGCGCATCTGCAGGCCGCCGAGCGCGAACTGCCGGACGTGGCCGACATGCGCGTGCCGAACCGCATCGTGCATCTGCCGCTGTCGTGGGACGACCCGTCGACGCGCGTCGCGATCGAGCGCTACATGCAGTCGGTGCGGCCCGATGCGCCGTGGTGCCCGAGCAATATCGAGTTCATCCGGCGCATCAACGGCCTGGCGAGCATCGACGACGTCAGGCGCATCGTGTTCGACGCGCGCTATCTGGTGATGGGGCTCGGCGACGTCTACCTCGGTGCGCCGGTTGCGACGCCGATCGATCCGCGGCACCGGCTGGTGACCACGAAGTACAACCCCGCGCGCACCTGGACGCCGGAGAACGCGGTCGGCATCGGCGGCGCGTACCTGTGCGTGTACGGAATGGAAGGGCCCGGCGGCTACCAGTTCGTCGGCCGGACCGTGCAGATGTGGAACCGCCACCGCACCACGCGCGAATTCGAGGCCGGCAAGCCGTGGCTGCTGCGCTTCTTCGACGAGATCCGCTTTTACGAAGTCGGCGAGGCGGAGCTGAGCGCGCTGCGCGCGGATTTCGTCGCGGGCCGCGCGGCGCTGAGGATCGAGGAATCCGTGTTCGATCTGGGCGCATACAACCGCTTTCTGCGCGAGGAGGCCGATTCCATCGCGACGTTCAAGGCCGCGCAGCAAACCGCGTTCGAAGCCGAACGCGAGCGATGGCGGGCGGCCGGGCAGGCGGAATACGTCGGCGAGGCGGAGCCGGGCGACGCGCAGGCGGCACGGGCAGCGGGCGTGCTCGACGACACGCAGCGGGCGATTGCCGCGGACGTGTCGGGCAGCGTGTGGAAGGTGCTGGTGGAGGCCGGCGAGCGCGTGACCGAAGGGCAGGTCGTCGCGATCATCGAGTCGATGAAGATGGAGGTGGCGGTGACGGCAACGGAAGACGGCACGATCGAGACGATCGATTGCGCGCCGGGCGCGGCGGTGGTCGCCGGCCAGCGGCTGATGGTGATGAAGGCGGGCGCCGCCGAGGAGGTCGCATGAGCACGACGGAACGTTCTCTCCTGCCGGGGCTGCGCTCGATTGCCGCGCTGCGCGCGCGCTACGTGGCGGGTGAGCTGACGCCGCATGCGCTCGTC is drawn from Burkholderia diffusa and contains these coding sequences:
- the uca gene encoding urea carboxylase, producing the protein MRFAKVLVANRGEIACRVIRTLKRLGIASVAIYSDADRDARHVALADEAVRVGPAPSADSYLNVAAILAAARETGAQAVHPGYGFLSEHAGFADACEAAGLRFIGPCGDHMRAFGLKHTARALAAAQGVALLPGTGLLDDVATALAQADAIGYPVMLKSTAGGGGIGMSLCRDAAQLEAAFESVVRLGNANFAHAGVYLEKFVEHARHIEVQIFGDGRGGAIALGERDCSVQRRNQKVIEETPAPDLTGAERDALHASAVRLARAVGYASAGTVEFVFDANARQFYFLEVNTRLQVEHCVTEAVTGVDLVEWMILQAEGDLPPLDTLAVAPRGASIQVRLYAEDPHKQFQPSAGLLTHVAFPDDVRVDGWIEAGTEISAHYDPLLAKLIVRGDTRRDALAALQAALARTELYGIETNLDYLRAVVGSDTFARGAPTTAFLSRFVFAPHTIDVLDGGVQTTVQQAPGRVGYWSVGVPPSGPMDDRAFDLANALLGNARDAAGLEFTMVGATLRFNTATLFVLGGAPLAATLDGEPAPFWQVLRARPGAVLKLGGVTGAGVRACLAVKGGLQVPDYLGSKATFTLGQFGGHAGRALRKGDVLHLHADAGRGDAGATLAEADVPALTHAWTLGVLDGPHGAPDFFTPDDIAMLYGTQWTVHYNSSRTGVRLIGPKPQWARVDGGEAGLHPSNIHDNAYAIGAVDFTGDMPVILGPDGPSLGGFVCPVTVVRDELWKLGQLRPGDTVRFVRARVSPVPAAPAIAPAASADAPDDCVLHRDSSAGGGIGVVYRRSGDRNVLIEYGPLVLDLNLRFRVHALMCWLDAHRLPGMLDLTPGIRSLQVQFDARTLPLATLLAHLQAAERELPDVADMRVPNRIVHLPLSWDDPSTRVAIERYMQSVRPDAPWCPSNIEFIRRINGLASIDDVRRIVFDARYLVMGLGDVYLGAPVATPIDPRHRLVTTKYNPARTWTPENAVGIGGAYLCVYGMEGPGGYQFVGRTVQMWNRHRTTREFEAGKPWLLRFFDEIRFYEVGEAELSALRADFVAGRAALRIEESVFDLGAYNRFLREEADSIATFKAAQQTAFEAERERWRAAGQAEYVGEAEPGDAQAARAAGVLDDTQRAIAADVSGSVWKVLVEAGERVTEGQVVAIIESMKMEVAVTATEDGTIETIDCAPGAAVVAGQRLMVMKAGAAEEVA